Proteins from a genomic interval of Actinoalloteichus hymeniacidonis:
- a CDS encoding carbohydrate ABC transporter permease translates to MTRPTATSDATDEPGTATSLHTARPGSHRRRRRGHLAATRRTEGLLLAAPALVFLAALLLFPLLYNLVTSFLDVDLAGLLGEGTPFVGGENYRAAVSESDFWAAVGLTLVFTVGSLVLQFGIGFALALLFARDFPFNGLLRSLMLVAWLLPPVVSGSLFRWMLDGDVGAYNAILRSLGLDALTNTWLTDTGTALGGVIFANVWIGVPFNMILLLVGLVSLDRDLYASAALDGASAWQRFRFVTLPLMRPVSAAVLLLGLIYTFKAFDIVFVMTGGGPVDATRVLPLLAYEQFFEFFRFGEGAAITVLLLVIPLVVSIWYVRRIGKEGDR, encoded by the coding sequence GTGACGAGGCCGACGGCGACCTCCGATGCCACCGACGAGCCGGGAACGGCGACCAGTCTGCACACGGCGAGGCCCGGCTCGCACCGACGGCGACGACGGGGGCATCTGGCGGCCACCCGGCGCACCGAGGGTCTGCTGCTCGCTGCGCCCGCGTTGGTCTTCCTGGCCGCGCTGCTGCTGTTCCCACTGCTCTACAACCTCGTCACCTCGTTCCTCGACGTCGATCTGGCGGGTCTGCTCGGTGAGGGGACCCCGTTCGTCGGCGGCGAGAACTACCGCGCCGCCGTGTCGGAGTCGGACTTCTGGGCGGCCGTCGGGTTGACCCTCGTGTTCACCGTCGGTTCGCTGGTACTCCAATTCGGGATCGGGTTCGCGCTGGCGCTGCTGTTCGCCAGGGACTTCCCGTTCAACGGTCTATTGCGCTCCCTGATGCTGGTCGCGTGGCTGCTGCCGCCGGTGGTGAGCGGCTCGCTGTTCCGCTGGATGCTCGATGGCGACGTCGGCGCCTATAACGCGATCCTGCGCTCGCTGGGGCTGGACGCCCTGACCAATACCTGGCTCACCGACACCGGAACCGCGTTGGGCGGGGTGATCTTCGCCAACGTGTGGATCGGTGTGCCCTTCAACATGATCCTGCTGTTGGTCGGATTGGTCTCCCTGGACCGCGACCTCTACGCCTCCGCCGCGCTGGATGGAGCGAGTGCCTGGCAACGGTTCCGCTTCGTGACGCTGCCGCTGATGCGCCCGGTATCGGCGGCGGTGCTCCTGCTCGGATTGATCTACACGTTCAAGGCCTTCGACATCGTCTTCGTGATGACCGGTGGTGGCCCGGTGGACGCGACCCGGGTGCTGCCCCTGCTGGCCTACGAGCAGTTCTTCGAGTTCTTCCGCTTCGGCGAGGGAGCCGCGATCACGGTGCTGCTGTTGGTGATCCCGTTGGTGGTGTCCATCTGGTACGTCCGCCGGATCGGCAAGGAGGGCGATCGGTGA
- a CDS encoding ABC transporter substrate-binding protein — MHSSRERGKPLRSPTPGSFSRRNLLRGTGLGLLAAGGIGTLSACGSSRDDAALQWWDYIIEPERQAGVEALIAEIEQAHPDIRIERRVFPYADLQPALLRGAISGELPDIAVVDTVQVGILGGYGLLADLTEQVHRWGEATNYVPAAWDAGVIDDRILSIPNNSNCLALISNVDHLEEAGVEVPSDWAELATVGHALTTPEHRGLAVCATASEEGVFQFLPFLWQTGGDLADFDTSGAEALELQQQLVADGVLSGQAVGWTQQDVAGQFISGAASMMINGPWQLPTLRAAEDLRFRVDPLPAGQTRASCLGGEGWTVIAGSTKVDAAWRVIEYSQRREVLVPYLDTMGLLPARADLTDAGPWARDPELQIFLAELHHARPRAYGAAYPEISNEVSRAHQTVLSDPDADPAAVAADAFTRIAGDLP, encoded by the coding sequence GTGCACAGCTCACGCGAGCGCGGCAAGCCGCTGCGATCACCCACGCCCGGTTCGTTCAGCAGAAGAAACCTGCTGCGTGGCACCGGCCTGGGACTGCTCGCCGCAGGCGGGATCGGCACCCTCTCGGCCTGCGGTTCCTCTCGGGACGATGCCGCGCTGCAGTGGTGGGACTACATCATCGAGCCCGAACGGCAGGCGGGCGTCGAGGCCTTGATCGCCGAGATCGAGCAGGCTCATCCCGACATCCGCATCGAACGCCGGGTCTTCCCCTATGCCGATCTGCAACCCGCGTTATTGCGCGGGGCGATTTCGGGCGAATTACCCGATATCGCGGTCGTGGATACCGTCCAGGTCGGCATTCTCGGCGGCTATGGCTTATTGGCCGACCTGACCGAACAGGTGCATCGCTGGGGCGAGGCGACCAACTACGTCCCTGCCGCCTGGGATGCAGGCGTGATCGACGATCGGATTCTCTCGATTCCCAATAACAGCAATTGCCTGGCACTGATCTCCAACGTCGATCACCTGGAGGAGGCCGGTGTCGAGGTGCCCTCGGACTGGGCCGAGCTGGCCACGGTGGGCCACGCATTGACGACCCCGGAGCATCGGGGGCTCGCGGTCTGCGCCACCGCCTCGGAGGAGGGCGTCTTCCAGTTCCTACCGTTCCTCTGGCAGACCGGCGGCGATCTCGCCGACTTCGACACCTCGGGCGCCGAGGCGTTGGAACTACAGCAGCAGCTCGTCGCCGACGGCGTGCTGTCCGGGCAGGCCGTCGGGTGGACGCAGCAGGACGTGGCAGGCCAGTTCATCTCCGGAGCCGCCTCGATGATGATCAACGGACCGTGGCAGCTGCCCACGCTGCGCGCAGCCGAAGACCTGCGGTTCCGCGTGGACCCCCTGCCCGCCGGACAGACCAGGGCCTCCTGTCTCGGCGGCGAGGGCTGGACGGTGATCGCGGGCTCGACGAAGGTCGACGCCGCCTGGCGGGTCATCGAGTACTCGCAGCGCCGCGAGGTGCTGGTGCCCTATCTGGACACCATGGGCCTGTTGCCCGCCCGAGCCGACCTGACCGATGCGGGCCCGTGGGCGCGCGACCCCGAGCTCCAGATCTTCCTGGCCGAGTTGCATCACGCCCGCCCGAGGGCCTACGGCGCGGCCTATCCGGAGATCTCCAACGAGGTGTCCCGCGCGCACCAGACGGTGCTCTCCGACCCGGACGCCGACCCCGCCGCCGTCGCCGCCGACGCCTTCACCCGGATCGCGGGTGATCTGCCGTGA